The following are from one region of the Paenibacillus protaetiae genome:
- a CDS encoding PdaC/SigV domain-containing protein yields the protein MAFQSPVVVQSSKATFPKAELWIPYVSGGKNPQAIHSINQQIREAAQELVASQGSLDDPRAEMQGFYEVKTNEKDILSLTIYNYAYTGEHTE from the coding sequence ATGGCGTTTCAATCGCCGGTAGTCGTCCAGTCTTCAAAGGCGACTTTTCCGAAAGCAGAACTATGGATTCCGTATGTAAGCGGAGGGAAAAACCCGCAGGCTATTCATTCCATTAACCAGCAAATAAGAGAGGCAGCACAGGAGCTTGTAGCCAGCCAAGGCTCGCTTGACGATCCAAGGGCGGAGATGCAGGGCTTTTACGAGGTCAAAACAAACGAAAAAGATATATTGAGCTTGACGATTTATAATTACGCTTATACGGGGGAGCACACGGAATGA
- a CDS encoding RsiV family protein, with protein sequence MTLQQPLTFRVSTGKAYSLEQLFKPGSDYVAKLSGIVKKQIEERKIETLEPFESIRPDQSFYIADRSLVIYFNLYELAAYVYGFIYFPISVYEIQDIIDEQGPLGAMLVND encoded by the coding sequence ATGACGCTGCAGCAGCCGCTTACATTCAGGGTGTCGACAGGGAAGGCCTACAGTCTGGAGCAGCTGTTCAAACCCGGAAGCGATTATGTCGCCAAGCTGTCGGGCATTGTGAAGAAACAGATCGAGGAGCGGAAAATCGAGACGCTCGAGCCGTTTGAGTCGATCCGTCCGGACCAAAGCTTCTATATCGCAGACCGCTCTCTCGTTATTTATTTTAACCTCTATGAACTTGCGGCTTATGTATATGGATTTATTTATTTTCCGATATCCGTCTATGAAATTCAGGATATAATCGACGAGCAAGGCCCGCTGGGTGCGATGCTGGTAAACGATTAA
- a CDS encoding YpdA family putative bacillithiol disulfide reductase — translation MIHLQREQIIIIGAGPCGIAAAIDLKRAGFDPLIIEKRNIAHSISMYPTYMNFFSTPENLEIGDIPFTTANEKPSRLEALNYYRTAALRHELRVHAFVTVNGIKRHDGYFTLESTDRTGKQQVYECNHVIIATGYFDHPNYLGIPGEQLDKVTHFFREAHPYTGMNVAIIGGSNSAIDAALELERVGAKVTIIYRGETYSRSIKPWVRPTIEAKVNKGLIQMRFQSQVAAIDEWSVTIKQPDGNTEKLDNDFVLALTGFHPDRQFMIDAGIIITEEGFPYFNDETMETNIPGLFIAGVVASRYEANEIFIESGRFHGRKIAQYLQNQSLASK, via the coding sequence ATGATTCACTTGCAAAGAGAGCAAATCATCATTATTGGGGCAGGACCATGCGGAATCGCCGCTGCCATTGACTTGAAACGTGCCGGATTCGACCCGCTTATTATTGAGAAGCGCAATATTGCGCATTCGATTTCAATGTACCCTACATATATGAATTTTTTCAGCACTCCCGAAAATCTGGAAATCGGCGATATTCCGTTTACAACGGCTAACGAGAAGCCTTCCCGGCTGGAGGCGCTTAATTATTACCGTACTGCCGCGCTCCGCCATGAGCTGCGTGTCCATGCCTTCGTAACCGTTAACGGCATTAAACGGCATGACGGTTACTTTACGCTGGAGAGTACCGACCGGACCGGCAAACAACAAGTGTACGAATGCAATCATGTCATCATTGCAACCGGCTATTTTGACCATCCGAACTATTTGGGCATCCCGGGCGAACAGCTGGACAAAGTGACCCACTTTTTCCGCGAAGCCCATCCGTATACCGGCATGAATGTCGCGATTATCGGCGGCAGCAACTCGGCTATTGACGCCGCGCTTGAGCTGGAGCGCGTAGGCGCTAAAGTCACTATCATATACCGCGGCGAGACGTATTCCAGAAGCATTAAGCCATGGGTGCGCCCAACCATTGAAGCGAAGGTAAACAAAGGCCTTATTCAAATGCGTTTCCAGTCGCAGGTTGCCGCCATCGACGAATGGTCGGTTACCATCAAGCAGCCGGATGGAAATACGGAGAAGCTGGACAACGATTTTGTGCTGGCGCTGACCGGATTCCATCCCGACCGGCAATTTATGATTGATGCGGGAATTATCATTACGGAAGAAGGCTTCCCGTATTTTAACGATGAAACGATGGAGACGAACATTCCGGGCTTGTTTATTGCCGGCGTTGTGGCTTCGCGTTACGAAGCAAACGAAATTTTTATCGAGTCCGGCCGTTTCCACGGGCGAAAAATCGCGCAGTATTTGCAAAACCAAAGCCTAGCGTCCAAGTAG
- a CDS encoding response regulator — MMAFLILLTVSLIAAVSFISFGVQVKDKPGPVGFQNETAASPVRDRGELTAAEGLRSVQAMPSLLIVDDQKALRNMLAEWFSSLGWDVAEAADGQAALHYAEQKRLDYILLDLSMPGMNGLETLKRLHGQGTRAGVVLMTAFAEPEQIGCARQLGVLHIVQKPFDVKELHSLFMSEQEKKML, encoded by the coding sequence ATGATGGCTTTTCTTATCTTATTAACTGTCTCCCTGATCGCCGCTGTGTCCTTTATTTCGTTTGGCGTGCAAGTGAAAGACAAGCCTGGGCCAGTCGGCTTCCAGAATGAAACTGCCGCCTCTCCCGTTCGGGATCGTGGAGAGCTAACGGCTGCCGAGGGCTTGCGTTCGGTCCAAGCGATGCCGTCGCTGCTTATAGTGGATGACCAGAAAGCGCTGCGGAATATGCTCGCAGAGTGGTTCAGTTCGTTGGGTTGGGACGTTGCCGAGGCTGCCGATGGACAAGCGGCTCTCCATTATGCGGAACAGAAACGATTGGATTACATATTGCTGGATTTGTCGATGCCCGGCATGAACGGGCTGGAGACGCTTAAGCGGCTGCATGGGCAGGGGACCCGTGCGGGAGTCGTTTTGATGACCGCTTTTGCGGAACCTGAACAAATCGGCTGCGCCAGGCAGCTTGGCGTGCTTCATATCGTGCAAAAGCCTTTTGACGTCAAGGAGCTGCACAGCCTGTTCATGAGTGAGCAGGAGAAGAAGATGTTGTAG
- a CDS encoding DUF58 domain-containing protein, translated as MIVFWFAAAALVIIFIQGWLFNRFGLVKVSYTRQFQKHTCFKGDQLELVERLTNAKWLPLPWLRVESQLPAALAFQHQDNFVVSSGDHYQNHKSFFALMPYTRITRKHRIRCTKRGYYRLESVTLTGGDLFGMKMTSKRIQLSDELVVYPTPAQVPVSELPSHSWQGEISVRRWIVEDPFVIAGARAYRSGDTPKQVNWKATARTGTLQSHQYDFTADRKLMIYLNVEDHEEMWRDVKNFDLIEQGIEWAAGAAEAVCAQGMEVGFAANMPFAGDEAVADSSVLIEPRSGGGQLLALLDAMAKLELERTEQMSDMLAREADRGYSGRDVLIISSYWNDRLELEAQRIRRTGNAVAVWLLEQDGQAADSEDAACGHKGGASA; from the coding sequence ATGATCGTATTTTGGTTTGCTGCTGCTGCGCTTGTCATTATTTTTATACAAGGCTGGTTGTTTAACCGGTTTGGGCTGGTCAAAGTGAGTTATACGAGGCAGTTTCAAAAGCATACTTGTTTTAAAGGGGATCAGCTGGAGCTTGTGGAACGGTTGACCAATGCGAAATGGCTGCCGCTGCCGTGGCTTCGTGTGGAGTCGCAGCTGCCGGCGGCGCTGGCGTTCCAGCATCAGGATAATTTTGTTGTAAGCAGCGGCGATCATTACCAGAACCATAAAAGCTTTTTTGCGCTGATGCCTTATACGCGCATTACACGCAAGCATCGCATCCGCTGCACAAAGCGGGGGTATTACCGTCTGGAATCGGTAACGCTTACAGGCGGTGATTTGTTCGGGATGAAGATGACGTCGAAGCGCATCCAGCTGTCGGACGAGCTGGTTGTTTATCCGACTCCGGCCCAGGTGCCGGTCTCGGAGCTGCCGTCTCACAGCTGGCAGGGCGAAATATCGGTAAGGCGCTGGATTGTGGAGGACCCATTTGTCATTGCGGGCGCGAGGGCTTACCGGTCTGGAGATACGCCCAAGCAGGTGAACTGGAAGGCGACAGCCCGCACCGGTACGCTGCAGTCGCATCAGTACGATTTTACAGCGGACCGGAAACTGATGATTTATTTGAATGTAGAAGATCATGAAGAGATGTGGCGCGACGTCAAAAATTTCGATTTGATCGAGCAGGGCATCGAATGGGCGGCAGGTGCCGCCGAGGCGGTATGCGCGCAAGGGATGGAAGTCGGTTTTGCCGCAAATATGCCGTTTGCGGGAGATGAAGCCGTTGCGGACAGCAGCGTTCTGATTGAACCGCGAAGCGGCGGCGGACAGCTTCTTGCGCTGCTTGATGCGATGGCGAAGCTGGAGCTGGAACGCACGGAACAAATGTCGGACATGCTTGCCCGCGAAGCCGATCGGGGATACAGCGGCCGCGATGTGCTGATCATCTCTTCGTATTGGAATGACCGGCTGGAGCTGGAAGCGCAGCGCATCCGCCGGACAGGCAACGCGGTTGCCGTATGGCTGCTGGAACAGGATGGACAAGCGGCTGATTCCGAAGATGCAGCCTGCGGCCATAAAGGCGGTGCGTCGGCATGA
- a CDS encoding phosphotransferase yields the protein MKQQEKKLQHHLDIMLDPTQAEIESALSYYSLGGRYKVEERDSGMNNTTRLVTCEDGSSYMLRIYKNHCDQAVVELEHEILTALNESAFPLYVPVPVANGHGNTVTATAGGALAALCRYIPGSRPTVRNDAQLYSLGKAAGQLSRAFAELQVNGRPLYDPYYLLPQTYKALEGTDFQSLAAYSPKLLAGVEALTRLQHEREAAGKLCEAAKALPPHWIHGDLVMNNTVAAGDEIIGLLDFEFSTVDIRPMELAVTMGDLVQAQADEALERIKLYCRGFRSVASLSDEEAGLIPGLIKLRMLDVSLHFTNRFQEGLDPVDVLEGIVLGASGTCSWINRHERQLVSLLSGS from the coding sequence TTGAAGCAGCAGGAGAAGAAGCTCCAGCATCATCTGGATATAATGCTGGACCCTACGCAAGCCGAAATCGAATCGGCGTTGTCCTACTATTCGCTTGGCGGCCGTTACAAGGTCGAGGAACGCGACAGCGGGATGAATAATACAACACGGCTTGTAACCTGTGAAGACGGCAGCTCGTATATGCTCCGCATTTATAAAAACCATTGCGATCAAGCCGTCGTGGAATTGGAGCATGAAATATTAACGGCCTTAAATGAATCGGCGTTCCCGCTTTATGTTCCGGTGCCTGTTGCCAACGGGCATGGAAATACCGTCACAGCAACGGCAGGAGGCGCGCTTGCGGCCTTGTGCCGGTATATACCGGGATCAAGGCCGACGGTACGGAACGATGCCCAGCTGTATTCGCTTGGCAAAGCGGCCGGCCAGTTAAGCCGGGCATTTGCCGAGCTGCAGGTGAACGGCCGGCCGCTGTATGATCCGTATTATTTGCTGCCGCAAACCTATAAAGCGTTAGAGGGGACTGATTTTCAGTCGCTGGCGGCGTATTCGCCTAAGTTATTGGCAGGCGTGGAGGCATTAACCCGGCTGCAGCATGAACGGGAAGCAGCCGGGAAGCTGTGTGAAGCGGCCAAAGCGTTGCCGCCGCACTGGATACACGGCGATTTGGTTATGAACAATACAGTAGCGGCAGGGGATGAAATTATCGGCCTGCTGGATTTCGAGTTCAGCACGGTGGACATCCGGCCGATGGAGCTGGCCGTAACGATGGGGGATCTTGTGCAGGCTCAAGCGGACGAGGCGCTGGAGCGGATAAAGCTCTATTGCCGCGGGTTCCGTTCGGTTGCCTCGCTTTCAGATGAAGAAGCCGGACTGATTCCGGGCCTGATCAAGCTCCGGATGCTGGATGTTTCGCTGCATTTTACGAACCGCTTCCAGGAGGGGCTCGATCCGGTGGATGTATTGGAGGGCATTGTGCTTGGGGCAAGCGGTACATGCAGCTGGATCAACCGGCATGAGCGGCAATTGGTAAGCCTGCTGTCAGGCAGCTAA
- a CDS encoding amino acid permease: MLGIVLALFVLVCFLILSGAMAAQGHIRRHAGKESTEHPYVRMVQDKYDLNRFGIAQQLKRGLRGGAVFSHSFHVMGGIGAVLLLALPAVSTGGLIVIGVALPILALFALLVNASLAELASAIPTSGGLYHWASALGGRKWGFHAGLLHLAGYLAMLAFTNTAAGLLLAGLLSQRFGLAGSPGFQTAAVLAVTFAQAAVNHWGRAAAMSAAGVWLQALAAAVLIAGLVWLAWPAFYSPFVLAQPLAQESHSGAGARLWAAAGGALLLQKLFTGGEAASHAAEEAVNPRVQVPWAVYLAPAYTFIMAYCMLAAMALTLPWFAAGAGGTALDPIGAGGIIHFAPVMGAIAAAALGLSGFQTMTACSRLLFSMSRDEALPFSRTWAAVGKRSYTPYAAVWLSAVLAFTAAALSRLGMGSGSLVFWLAVSLLGAHLSAAIVLAVKLAEGNNHPLLRDGIWKLGRWGRGADWLAFGWLVAITSIAAVALSLAAAACMAVCWALIWLMDRRVRHRHLSAMQSRVKTIRKETVRIERKFRF, translated from the coding sequence ATGCTTGGAATCGTTCTTGCGCTATTTGTGCTGGTCTGCTTTCTCATCTTGTCCGGCGCAATGGCCGCGCAAGGACATATCCGCAGGCACGCCGGTAAAGAGTCAACAGAGCATCCGTACGTCCGGATGGTGCAGGATAAATATGACTTAAACCGGTTTGGCATTGCCCAGCAGCTGAAGCGGGGGCTGAGAGGAGGAGCGGTCTTTAGCCATTCCTTTCATGTAATGGGCGGCATTGGAGCAGTGCTGCTGCTTGCGCTTCCGGCCGTTTCAACGGGCGGGCTGATCGTTATCGGCGTCGCGCTCCCGATTTTAGCTCTATTCGCTTTATTGGTCAATGCTTCGTTAGCCGAGCTTGCATCCGCTATTCCGACATCTGGCGGGCTGTATCACTGGGCATCGGCGCTTGGCGGAAGAAAATGGGGCTTTCACGCCGGCCTGCTTCATTTAGCCGGCTATTTGGCGATGCTTGCTTTTACGAATACAGCGGCGGGCTTGCTGCTTGCCGGCCTGCTGTCACAGCGATTTGGCCTGGCGGGATCGCCCGGCTTTCAGACGGCTGCAGTGCTGGCTGTTACGTTTGCACAGGCGGCCGTTAACCATTGGGGCCGGGCAGCTGCAATGTCAGCAGCCGGCGTATGGCTGCAAGCATTGGCAGCCGCAGTGTTGATCGCGGGGCTTGTATGGCTGGCATGGCCGGCTTTTTATTCGCCTTTTGTATTGGCTCAGCCGCTGGCGCAAGAATCCCATTCCGGAGCCGGCGCCCGTTTGTGGGCGGCTGCGGGCGGCGCTCTGCTGCTGCAGAAGTTATTTACAGGCGGCGAAGCGGCATCGCATGCTGCAGAAGAGGCGGTAAATCCGCGCGTACAGGTGCCGTGGGCGGTTTATTTGGCACCGGCTTACACCTTTATTATGGCGTATTGCATGCTGGCCGCAATGGCGCTGACTCTCCCTTGGTTTGCAGCCGGTGCGGGGGGAACCGCTCTGGACCCGATCGGTGCGGGGGGAATTATTCATTTTGCTCCGGTTATGGGAGCGATCGCAGCCGCAGCTTTAGGGCTGAGCGGCTTCCAAACGATGACGGCCTGCTCGCGGCTCCTATTCAGCATGTCGCGCGACGAGGCGCTTCCGTTCAGCCGAACTTGGGCGGCGGTCGGGAAAAGAAGCTACACGCCTTACGCTGCCGTCTGGCTGTCCGCAGTATTGGCGTTTACTGCAGCTGCCCTGTCGCGTTTAGGGATGGGTTCCGGTTCGCTTGTTTTTTGGCTTGCGGTATCTTTGCTGGGCGCTCACCTATCCGCTGCCATCGTGCTTGCGGTGAAGCTGGCTGAAGGAAATAACCATCCGCTGCTCCGGGACGGGATATGGAAGCTGGGCAGGTGGGGGAGAGGGGCAGACTGGCTGGCATTTGGCTGGCTGGTTGCCATTACTTCAATCGCGGCAGTTGCTTTAAGTTTAGCTGCGGCAGCCTGCATGGCTGTCTGCTGGGCGCTAATTTGGCTGATGGACCGCAGAGTCCGCCATCGCCATTTGTCGGCCATGCAAAGCAGGGTTAAGACTATTCGAAAAGAAACGGTCAGAATTGAGCGAAAATTTCGTTTTTAA
- a CDS encoding MOSC domain-containing protein, with protein MTSGRMETTIVSLQIGQPIAVKHGSKEVETAIFKQKSAAIHQLHVEGLDGDGQADRKHHGGPDKAVCAYFEKRFGYWERYLGHEVEAGLFGENFTLSEWTEDDVCIGDIWEGAAIALQVSQPRVPCFKLGIRNGNPLMPAEASNTGYTGFYFRVLKEGTVRAGDSLQLVHRPESAVTIAEANRIMHVDKNDRDGIRRLLGMEELAAAWREQLAARLDRLMNESLGGTQH; from the coding sequence ATGACAAGCGGACGTATGGAGACGACAATCGTTTCATTGCAGATCGGACAGCCAATTGCAGTGAAGCACGGTTCCAAGGAGGTGGAAACGGCTATATTCAAGCAAAAGTCCGCAGCCATCCATCAGCTGCATGTGGAAGGCCTGGACGGGGACGGGCAAGCGGACCGCAAGCACCACGGCGGGCCGGATAAAGCGGTGTGCGCTTATTTTGAAAAAAGATTCGGTTACTGGGAGCGTTATCTCGGTCATGAAGTCGAAGCCGGGCTGTTTGGCGAAAACTTCACCTTGTCCGAATGGACCGAAGACGATGTGTGCATCGGCGACATTTGGGAAGGCGCAGCTATTGCTTTGCAGGTGAGCCAGCCGCGTGTTCCGTGCTTCAAGCTGGGCATTCGCAACGGCAATCCGCTAATGCCGGCGGAAGCGTCAAACACCGGATATACCGGCTTTTATTTCCGGGTGCTGAAAGAAGGAACTGTTCGTGCCGGCGACAGTCTGCAGCTCGTTCACCGGCCGGAATCGGCCGTAACGATAGCAGAAGCAAACCGGATAATGCACGTGGACAAAAACGATAGGGATGGCATCCGGCGGCTGCTGGGCATGGAGGAGCTAGCTGCCGCGTGGCGCGAGCAGCTGGCCGCAAGGCTGGACCGGCTTATGAATGAAAGCTTGGGAGGAACGCAGCATTGA
- a CDS encoding polysaccharide deacetylase family protein, producing MANYRARTTGEALGYGSGERLLIIHADDFGLCHSVNQAVGELLDDGTVSGASIMMPCSWAKEAADWCAARKEVDVGVHLTFTSEWEPYRWGPVSHTEAAPSLLDPQNYFPRDCRTFELQADPAQVKAEARKQIEMALQLGLQPTHADNHMGSLYGLETGRHFLPVVFELCAEYGLPFRLPRFVTGDQGQAAPPELAEQARQLAAYAERMGVVILDYLVTLPFRKQEEETYESFRQSMKQLLAGIKPGVTELYIHPSYVTEELLAFHGSPEKRGWEKQIFREPDIRQTLVDEGIRVIGWRELQQLQRAGKA from the coding sequence ATGGCAAACTATCGTGCAAGGACAACGGGGGAAGCGCTTGGTTACGGCAGCGGGGAACGGCTGCTTATTATTCATGCGGACGATTTTGGATTATGCCATTCCGTGAACCAAGCGGTTGGGGAGCTGCTTGACGACGGCACGGTAAGCGGCGCATCCATTATGATGCCGTGCAGCTGGGCTAAAGAAGCAGCGGATTGGTGCGCGGCGCGCAAAGAGGTTGACGTTGGCGTTCATTTGACGTTTACGAGCGAATGGGAACCTTACCGGTGGGGACCGGTCAGCCATACGGAAGCAGCCCCTTCGCTGCTTGATCCGCAAAATTATTTCCCGAGAGATTGCCGCACGTTTGAGCTGCAGGCTGATCCTGCGCAAGTGAAAGCGGAAGCGAGAAAGCAGATTGAAATGGCATTGCAGCTTGGCCTGCAGCCTACTCATGCCGACAATCATATGGGCAGCTTGTACGGACTTGAAACAGGCAGGCACTTCTTGCCCGTTGTGTTTGAATTGTGCGCGGAATACGGGCTGCCGTTCCGGCTGCCGCGTTTCGTAACCGGCGATCAGGGGCAGGCTGCGCCTCCCGAGCTTGCCGAGCAGGCGCGGCAGCTGGCTGCATATGCAGAGCGGATGGGCGTCGTTATATTGGATTATTTGGTCACTCTACCTTTCCGCAAGCAGGAGGAGGAGACGTACGAGTCGTTCCGCCAATCCATGAAGCAGCTGCTTGCCGGCATAAAGCCGGGTGTAACGGAGTTGTATATTCATCCGTCCTATGTGACGGAAGAACTGCTTGCTTTCCATGGTTCCCCGGAAAAAAGAGGATGGGAAAAGCAAATTTTCCGCGAGCCGGACATTCGGCAGACGCTGGTTGACGAAGGCATCCGGGTCATCGGCTGGAGGGAGCTGCAGCAGCTGCAGCGTGCCGGCAAAGCTTAG
- a CDS encoding ADP-heptose synthase yields the protein MRRRFVIEAVMVASYGHLLVPSRPVDYVLPYSSVLELYEMRDGGAPVMEDPEDDRHVKHIIGELIAFFEEPLNRKKIEKAMQVPWRESAPLLLSDMIQFTVVHAVDNAQYGELFDPIETELLLTGMKLDIPLLSDQFEYEDRLVEAGVPVQVYDIEDFEFAVEEGILSDDMSIT from the coding sequence ATGCGACGGCGATTTGTAATTGAAGCGGTGATGGTGGCGTCGTACGGACATCTTCTTGTTCCTAGCCGTCCGGTAGATTATGTATTGCCTTACTCCTCTGTTCTCGAATTATATGAGATGCGAGACGGCGGGGCGCCGGTTATGGAAGATCCTGAAGATGACCGCCACGTTAAACATATAATCGGGGAGCTGATCGCCTTTTTCGAGGAACCGCTCAACCGGAAAAAAATCGAAAAAGCGATGCAGGTTCCTTGGCGGGAAAGCGCGCCGCTGCTGCTGAGCGATATGATCCAGTTTACCGTTGTACATGCGGTAGACAACGCGCAATACGGAGAGTTGTTTGACCCGATCGAAACGGAACTTCTGCTGACCGGCATGAAGCTGGATATTCCGCTTTTGTCCGATCAGTTTGAATATGAGGACCGGCTTGTCGAAGCGGGAGTGCCGGTTCAAGTATACGATATAGAAGATTTTGAGTTTGCAGTAGAAGAAGGCATATTGTCCGACGACATGTCGATCACGTAA
- a CDS encoding AAA family ATPase, with amino-acid sequence MSFRTVQQLADKLKANVGQVMVGKEQTVDLLFIALITSGHVLLEDVPGTGKTMLAKSVARSLQLQFKRVQFTPDLLPSDLSGIHFFNQKESAFEFRPGPLFTNLLLADEINRATPRTQSSLLECMEERQISIDGETTALERPFMVIATQNPVEHQGTYPLPEAQLDRFLFKLQMGYPTKEESVDILKRFKETDPLEQLLPIAGAAEIAEAQQAYRAVKVTDEVLGYLLEIVEETRKRDDVLIGVSPRGSQALLRASQVQAILQSRDYVTPDDIKAMAPHVLAHRLALKGIQRTQQQAAAIIQTILNHVAVPAEPDAALR; translated from the coding sequence ATGTCGTTTCGTACGGTTCAACAGCTGGCTGACAAGTTAAAAGCTAACGTCGGCCAGGTTATGGTAGGGAAAGAACAAACGGTAGATTTGCTGTTTATCGCATTAATTACTTCCGGCCATGTGCTGCTGGAGGACGTTCCCGGAACGGGCAAAACGATGCTTGCGAAGTCGGTGGCTAGGTCGCTGCAGCTTCAGTTCAAGCGCGTGCAGTTTACGCCGGATTTGCTTCCTTCCGATTTGAGCGGCATTCATTTTTTTAATCAAAAAGAAAGCGCTTTTGAGTTCCGGCCTGGCCCGCTGTTCACGAACTTGCTGCTGGCGGATGAAATTAACCGGGCGACGCCGCGCACCCAATCCAGCTTGCTGGAGTGCATGGAGGAGCGCCAAATTTCCATCGACGGCGAAACGACGGCGCTGGAGAGGCCATTTATGGTTATCGCCACGCAAAACCCGGTGGAGCATCAAGGCACATATCCGCTGCCGGAAGCACAGCTCGACCGGTTTTTGTTTAAGCTGCAGATGGGATATCCGACGAAGGAAGAATCGGTGGACATCTTGAAGCGGTTTAAAGAAACCGATCCGCTGGAGCAGCTGCTGCCGATTGCCGGAGCGGCGGAAATTGCGGAAGCGCAGCAAGCATACCGAGCTGTCAAAGTGACCGACGAAGTGCTTGGCTATTTGCTGGAAATCGTGGAAGAGACGCGCAAGCGGGATGATGTGCTGATCGGCGTAAGCCCGCGCGGCAGCCAGGCATTGCTTCGGGCGTCTCAGGTGCAGGCGATATTGCAGAGCAGGGATTACGTGACACCGGATGATATTAAAGCGATGGCGCCGCATGTGCTTGCCCACCGTCTGGCGCTGAAAGGCATTCAACGCACGCAGCAGCAAGCCGCAGCGATTATTCAGACTATTCTCAATCATGTAGCTGTTCCGGCAGAGCCGGATGCGGCGCTGCGTTAA
- a CDS encoding HAD family hydrolase produces MKQHILFDLDDTLIHCNKYFYMVIEQFVDQMTTWFAGYEEVTPDAVRDKQTEIDIAGVAVMGFKSEHFPQSFIDCYRYFSDLTGRPRSAVEEELLWKTGISVYELETEPYPQMEETLDKLASAGHELHLYTGGELLIQKRKITNMQLERYFDDRIYIRRHKNTEALEAILSGGAFDRSHTWMIGNSLRTDVVPALTAGLHAIHMLAKSEWHYNIVPLTIEPKGAFYTLERLVDVPDTIRQYVLRT; encoded by the coding sequence ATGAAACAGCATATTTTGTTTGACCTGGACGATACATTAATTCACTGCAATAAATATTTTTATATGGTAATCGAGCAGTTTGTGGATCAGATGACAACCTGGTTTGCCGGATACGAGGAAGTAACCCCCGATGCAGTCCGGGACAAACAGACGGAAATCGATATCGCAGGTGTCGCGGTCATGGGATTTAAAAGCGAGCATTTCCCGCAATCTTTTATTGACTGCTACCGGTATTTCTCCGATCTGACCGGCCGCCCACGCTCTGCCGTGGAGGAAGAGCTGCTGTGGAAAACCGGAATCAGTGTTTACGAGCTGGAAACCGAACCTTATCCGCAAATGGAAGAAACGCTTGATAAGCTGGCAAGCGCGGGACACGAACTTCATTTATATACTGGCGGAGAGCTGCTTATTCAGAAGCGTAAAATAACTAATATGCAGCTGGAGCGCTATTTTGACGATCGTATCTATATTAGGCGGCACAAAAATACGGAAGCGCTGGAAGCTATATTATCCGGGGGCGCGTTTGACCGGAGCCATACTTGGATGATCGGCAATTCATTGCGGACAGATGTCGTCCCCGCTTTAACAGCAGGACTGCATGCCATCCATATGCTGGCCAAGTCGGAGTGGCATTACAATATTGTGCCGTTGACGATCGAACCGAAAGGCGCATTTTATACGCTGGAACGGCTTGTAGATGTACCGGATACGATCCGGCAGTATGTGTTGCGAACGTAA
- a CDS encoding phosphonate ABC transporter ATP-binding protein, with the protein MIKVNQLSKRIPGGPQVLKNISFTAEAGEFIAVKGLSGSGKSMLLRCLAMQEKWDSGEYIVDGVNVFKQGFAGKLKVRKEIAYLEEKPNLFPNKSGLKNVSIGSVTQTPAWRRWTGMLRSDDYMGAMDMIEKLGLLDKAHQPVNKMSGGERQRIAIARALVHGAKVIAADEPVSGLDPHTADQVLGDLKRLCKEQGVTVIAVLHQGDWAERFADRILGLSSGELVLDVRGRRLTERERMLFR; encoded by the coding sequence ATGATTAAAGTTAACCAGCTATCCAAGCGTATTCCAGGGGGGCCTCAAGTGCTGAAAAATATCAGCTTTACGGCTGAGGCGGGTGAATTTATAGCCGTTAAAGGTTTAAGCGGGAGCGGCAAGTCGATGCTGCTGCGCTGTCTGGCCATGCAGGAAAAATGGGACAGCGGCGAATATATCGTAGATGGCGTTAATGTGTTCAAGCAAGGTTTTGCCGGGAAGCTTAAGGTCCGCAAAGAAATCGCTTACCTGGAAGAGAAACCAAACTTATTTCCGAATAAATCCGGTTTGAAAAATGTAAGCATCGGTTCGGTCACCCAGACGCCGGCGTGGCGGCGGTGGACCGGGATGCTGCGCAGCGACGATTATATGGGCGCGATGGATATGATCGAGAAGCTTGGGCTGCTGGACAAAGCCCATCAGCCGGTAAATAAAATGAGCGGCGGCGAACGCCAGCGGATCGCCATCGCGCGGGCGCTGGTGCATGGCGCCAAAGTCATTGCGGCGGACGAGCCGGTATCCGGGCTTGATCCGCATACGGCCGATCAGGTGCTGGGCGATTTGAAAAGGCTGTGCAAGGAGCAGGGAGTTACCGTCATCGCAGTACTTCATCAGGGAGACTGGGCGGAGCGGTTTGCAGACCGGATTCTGGGGTTAAGCAGCGGCGAGCTGGTGCTTGATGTTCGAGGGCGGCGTTTGACCGAACGAGAAAGAATGCTATTCCGCTAG